Proteins found in one Misgurnus anguillicaudatus chromosome 3, ASM2758022v2, whole genome shotgun sequence genomic segment:
- the LOC129444270 gene encoding uncharacterized protein isoform X2, translated as MSETLFLTFQSQLSVVMETILKSAMFEITRLVEDSFLEEVGHRKQEVELLRRRLQLSESKVRQKEWEQARKIQCPDCGCGRLGDSSDKEESQTAEMVHGPSLRDQSINEPSLTQTMWSTRQQLESNVHTTTHLHCKEKHDAQKQTAKDITAPISNAQIPQDVLQRLLGNAEVHSESMSDRVRELNQSEKDFTLDKEISSNHSRLLRSPLSQDGQENLEPSSPNKVKSETEPDLLPVKEEEEMVPVWESVNRDDGCLGEMSDPSHGELRGSCDQEEIQIGQRVAEYSSQEQGNLQSINRQRTFSVVAREILMQFQVWQRACYSRNIEWAPITAKIISALPQLYGRETEVIVRCTKMLHNRRDYLRRRAKETAAEKNLLPVGQRYLVQRENHFDLGQANIGLCTHIHNGIIMPSCCNSYHHFAL; from the exons ATGTCAGAAACCCTGTTCCTCACATTCCAATCCCAACTCTCTGTTGTCATGGAGACCATCCTCAAATCAGCCATGTTCGAAATAACCAGGCTGGTGGAGGACAGCTTCCTGGAGGAAGTGGGTCATCGTAAACAGGAAGTGGAACTTTTGAGACGCAGGCTGCAGTTGTCCGAAAGTAAAGTGAGACAGAAGGAATGGGAACAAGCAAGGAAAATACAGTGCCCAGACTGTGGATGTGGCCGATTGGGCGACTCGAGTGACAAAGAGGAGAGCCAGACGGCAGAGATGGTTCATG GCCCAAGCCTGAGAGATCAGTCAATCAATGAGCCTTCATTGACCCAAACTATGTGGAGTACAAGGCAACAACTGGAGTCTAACGTGCACACAACAACACACTTACATTGCAAAGAAAAACATGATGCACAAAAGCAGACTGCTAAAGATATCACCGCACCTATTTCCAACGCACAAATTCCCCAGGATGTTCTGCAAAGACTTCTGGGTAATGCCGAAGTTCACAGCGAGTCCATGAGTGACAGGGTGAGAGAGTTAAACCAATCTGAAAAGGACTTTACGCTTGACAAGGAAATAAGCTCAAATCACTCACGACTGTTACGAAGTCCTTTATCTCAGGATGGCCAGGAAAATTTGGAACCATCCTCACCGAACAAAGTCAAATCGGAGACAGAGCCGGATCTTCTCCctgtcaaagaagaagaagagatgGTTCCGGTGTGGGAAAGCGTCAACAGAGATGACGGTTGCCTTGGAGAAATGTCTGATCCGAGTCACGGAGAGCTCAGAGGATCTTGTGATCAGGAGGAGATACAG ATTGGCCAGAGGGTTGCAGAATACTCCTCCCAAGAACAAGGAAATTTGCAGTCCATAAACAGACAGAGAACATTCAGT GTAGTGGCCAGGGAGATCCTGATGCAGTTTCAAGTGTGGCAGAGGGCGTGCTATAGCAGGAACATTGAGTGGGCTCCAATTACCGCAAAG ATCATTTCTGCACTGCCACAGTTGTATGGAAGAGAGACAGAGGTGATCGTACGATGTACTAAGATGCTACACAACCGAAGGGATTACCTTCGAAGAAGAGCAAAG GAAACTGCTGCAGAGAAAAATCTTTTACCTGTGGGCCAGAGATATCTTGTACAAAGAG
- the LOC129444270 gene encoding uncharacterized protein isoform X1, whose translation MSETLFLTFQSQLSVVMETILKSAMFEITRLVEDSFLEEVGHRKQEVELLRRRLQLSESKVRQKEWEQARKIQCPDCGCGRLGDSSDKEESQTAEMVHGPSLRDQSINEPSLTQTMWSTRQQLESNVHTTTHLHCKEKHDAQKQTAKDITAPISNAQIPQDVLQRLLGNAEVHSESMSDRVRELNQSEKDFTLDKEISSNHSRLLRSPLSQDGQENLEPSSPNKVKSETEPDLLPVKEEEEMVPVWESVNRDDGCLGEMSDPSHGELRGSCDQEEIQVESFPDLNSLDMPDATSYFTPYSVNTLVQQSIRAQHSNICTTELGLSRSNFFVQQENGQIYTGQDGSETSALYSHDVVCPGEKIISHAQYPKHFSQDKHRIHAERSHHCTQCGRTFVKACDLRAHMLIHKGKRPLSCPQCDQTFAYNFELKVHQQQHSGERPHVCPHCGKAFARLSNFKQHQNIHTREKLFSCTQCGMRFNRATNLRVHIRRHSHAGKTYSCPQCGKSFLGPRQMKTHLLKIHGRGGK comes from the exons ATGTCAGAAACCCTGTTCCTCACATTCCAATCCCAACTCTCTGTTGTCATGGAGACCATCCTCAAATCAGCCATGTTCGAAATAACCAGGCTGGTGGAGGACAGCTTCCTGGAGGAAGTGGGTCATCGTAAACAGGAAGTGGAACTTTTGAGACGCAGGCTGCAGTTGTCCGAAAGTAAAGTGAGACAGAAGGAATGGGAACAAGCAAGGAAAATACAGTGCCCAGACTGTGGATGTGGCCGATTGGGCGACTCGAGTGACAAAGAGGAGAGCCAGACGGCAGAGATGGTTCATG GCCCAAGCCTGAGAGATCAGTCAATCAATGAGCCTTCATTGACCCAAACTATGTGGAGTACAAGGCAACAACTGGAGTCTAACGTGCACACAACAACACACTTACATTGCAAAGAAAAACATGATGCACAAAAGCAGACTGCTAAAGATATCACCGCACCTATTTCCAACGCACAAATTCCCCAGGATGTTCTGCAAAGACTTCTGGGTAATGCCGAAGTTCACAGCGAGTCCATGAGTGACAGGGTGAGAGAGTTAAACCAATCTGAAAAGGACTTTACGCTTGACAAGGAAATAAGCTCAAATCACTCACGACTGTTACGAAGTCCTTTATCTCAGGATGGCCAGGAAAATTTGGAACCATCCTCACCGAACAAAGTCAAATCGGAGACAGAGCCGGATCTTCTCCctgtcaaagaagaagaagagatgGTTCCGGTGTGGGAAAGCGTCAACAGAGATGACGGTTGCCTTGGAGAAATGTCTGATCCGAGTCACGGAGAGCTCAGAGGATCTTGTGATCAGGAGGAGATACAGGTAGAAAGCTTTCCAGATCTAAACTCTCTCGACATGCCTGATGCCACCTCATATTTCACACCTTATTCAGTGAACACATTGGTACAACAAAGTATTAGGGCACAACATAGTAATATATGCACAACAGAGCTGGGGCTGTCCAGGTCAAATTTTTTTGTCCAACAAGAAAACGGACAGATTTATACAGGGCAGGACGGTTCTGAAACTTCCGCCCTCTATTCTCATGATGTTGTTTGTCCGGGCGAGAAAATAATCAGCCATGCACAGTACCCCAAGCATTTCTCCCAGGACAAACACAGGATCCATGCAGAAAGATCCCACCATTGCACCCAATGTGGGAGAACTTTTGTGAAAGCATGTGACCTCAGGGCCCACATGCTGATCCACAAAGGCAAGAGACCTTTGAGCTGTCCCCAGTGCGATCAGACATTTGCGTACAACTTTGAGCTGAAAGTTCACCAGCAGCAACACTCGGGCGAGAGACCTCATGTCTGTCCACACTGTGGCAAGGCCTTCGCCCGGCTAAGCAACTTCAAGCAGCACCAGAACATCCACACGCGGGAGAAACTCTTCAGCTGTACTCAGTGCGGGATGAGGTTCAATCGGGCCACCAACCTGCGAGTTCACATCAGACGACACAGCCATGCAGGGAAGACTTACAGTTGccctcagtgtggaaagagctttCTGGGTCCCAGGCAAATGAAGACTCATTTACTGAAAATCCACGGAAGAGGAGGGAAATAA